The proteins below come from a single Brevundimonas sp. LM2 genomic window:
- a CDS encoding VOC family protein: MFTHMTVGANDLEASRKFYDAALGALGIPESAADDKGRYWWRTPRGAFAITRPLDGEDACHANGGTIGFAARDADAVKAFHDAGVAAGGTAIEDPPGPRQGPFGTLNLAYLRDPSGNKICAMHRAG; the protein is encoded by the coding sequence ATGTTCACGCATATGACCGTCGGGGCCAACGACCTGGAGGCGTCGCGGAAATTCTATGACGCCGCCTTGGGGGCCTTGGGCATCCCGGAGAGCGCGGCCGACGACAAGGGCCGCTACTGGTGGCGCACGCCGCGCGGGGCCTTCGCCATCACCCGGCCGCTCGACGGCGAGGACGCCTGCCATGCCAATGGCGGGACCATCGGTTTCGCGGCCAGGGATGCCGACGCGGTCAAGGCCTTCCACGACGCGGGCGTCGCGGCCGGCGGCACCGCCATCGAGGATCCGCCCGGCCCGCGCCAGGGTCCGTTCGGCACCCTGAATCTGGCCTATCTGCGCGACCCCTCGGGCAACAAGATCTGCGCCATGCATCGGGCGGGATGA
- a CDS encoding S41 family peptidase, protein MLSRRRLLHLSGGLALATATPAFAQDAVTEDWSGDVEILRQAWQALHSGLYRYSTPEQMTGRLDGLSTAWKAPAAFRARFLALTRVTAAVRCGHTYPSPYNGEAALRDRLYPGRELVPFRYVWIDGRMVVTRDDSAEGLFPRGTAVTAINGIPTRDLLARLIPLARADGHNDAKRISLMAVRGDDTYETADIHLPLVLPGLVDRAAFTLADGRVVRGTLLTLAERQAGAPSAVQPTGAANPWTLARGADGIARLTMPGWALYNSTFDWETWLGGVMDDLTGDGARGLIVDLRGNEGGEDCGNVILTRLVASDLALPMNRRFTRYRRAPEALWPYLDTWDRSFLDWGEAALGPDDRGLYRLTRYDDGDAPTLIRPAGRRFAGPVVVLCDASNSSATFAFAQTVKDSGLATLIGTPTGGNRRGINGGAFFFLRLPASRIEVDLPLIATMPDGPQPDAGIVPDRYVPTTAADIVAGTDPQMAAATADILAA, encoded by the coding sequence ATGCTGTCCCGCCGTCGCCTGCTGCACCTGTCCGGGGGCCTCGCCCTGGCCACCGCCACCCCGGCCTTCGCCCAAGACGCCGTGACCGAGGACTGGTCCGGCGACGTCGAGATCCTGCGACAGGCCTGGCAGGCGCTGCATTCCGGCCTCTATCGCTACAGCACGCCCGAACAGATGACCGGGCGCCTGGACGGCCTGTCCACCGCATGGAAGGCCCCGGCCGCGTTCCGCGCGCGTTTCCTGGCCCTGACCCGCGTCACCGCCGCGGTCCGCTGCGGCCACACCTATCCCAGCCCCTACAATGGCGAGGCGGCGCTGCGCGATCGGCTGTATCCAGGCCGCGAACTGGTGCCGTTCCGCTACGTCTGGATCGACGGGCGGATGGTGGTGACGCGCGACGACTCCGCCGAAGGACTGTTCCCGCGCGGGACCGCTGTCACGGCCATAAACGGCATCCCGACCCGCGACCTCCTGGCCCGCCTGATCCCTCTGGCGCGCGCCGACGGGCACAACGACGCCAAGCGGATCAGTCTGATGGCGGTGCGCGGCGACGACACCTATGAGACGGCGGACATCCACCTGCCGCTGGTTCTGCCGGGGCTCGTCGACCGGGCCGCCTTCACCCTGGCCGACGGGCGCGTCGTGCGCGGCACCCTTCTGACCCTGGCGGAGCGACAGGCCGGGGCCCCGAGCGCGGTCCAGCCGACCGGCGCGGCCAATCCCTGGACCCTGGCGCGCGGGGCGGACGGCATCGCCCGCCTGACCATGCCCGGCTGGGCCCTGTACAATTCGACCTTCGACTGGGAGACCTGGCTGGGGGGCGTCATGGACGACCTGACCGGCGACGGAGCCAGGGGGCTGATCGTCGACCTGCGCGGCAACGAAGGCGGCGAGGACTGCGGCAACGTCATCCTGACGCGCCTCGTCGCGTCCGACCTGGCCCTGCCCATGAACCGGCGCTTCACCCGCTACCGCCGCGCGCCCGAGGCTCTGTGGCCCTATCTCGACACCTGGGACCGGAGCTTCCTGGATTGGGGCGAGGCGGCCCTCGGCCCGGACGACAGGGGCCTCTACCGCCTGACCCGCTACGACGACGGCGACGCGCCCACCCTCATTCGACCGGCCGGACGGCGCTTCGCCGGGCCGGTCGTGGTGCTGTGCGACGCCAGCAACTCCTCGGCCACCTTCGCCTTCGCCCAGACGGTCAAGGACAGCGGCCTCGCCACCCTGATCGGCACGCCGACGGGCGGCAACCGGCGCGGCATCAACGGCGGAGCCTTCTTCTTCCTGCGGCTGCCCGCGTCGCGCATCGAGGTCGACCTGCCGCTCATCGCCACGATGCCCGACGGGCCGCAGCCCGATGCGGGCATCGTCCCCGACCGGTACGTGCCGACGACCGCCGCCGACATCGTTGCCGGAACCGACCCGCAGATGGCCGCCGCCACCGCCGACATCCTTGCCGCATGA
- a CDS encoding RNA methyltransferase has product MTDPIPPVVILDRSQMAENIGAVARVMANFGLDRLRLVSPRDGWPQDRAWPLASGADWVLDGVQVFDSVASATADLTTVFATTARPRETRQPVRTPREASRVLYDDAASGLGVGLLFGSERAGLETTDIALCQGIVTIPIDPRHQSLNLAQAVAINAYEWRTLVLDAPPPNFREGDPPASGALAVGMYEHLERELEAAGFFHPPEKTPSMSQNLRVMLGRSRFTEQEVATFRGVIHALSKGRGRVLERLARERSSPVGGGGPRSGGGGQPQTPHSGQAPSVTAQSGAAPPPPMGEE; this is encoded by the coding sequence TTGACTGACCCGATACCCCCCGTCGTCATCCTCGACCGGTCGCAGATGGCCGAGAACATCGGCGCGGTGGCGCGGGTGATGGCCAATTTCGGCCTCGATCGCCTGCGTTTGGTCAGCCCACGCGACGGCTGGCCCCAGGACCGGGCCTGGCCCCTGGCCTCGGGCGCCGACTGGGTGCTGGACGGGGTCCAGGTGTTCGACAGCGTCGCCTCGGCCACCGCCGACCTGACCACTGTCTTCGCCACCACGGCCCGCCCGCGCGAGACCCGCCAGCCGGTCCGCACCCCGCGCGAGGCCTCCCGCGTCCTGTATGACGACGCCGCCTCCGGTCTGGGTGTCGGCCTGCTGTTCGGCAGCGAACGGGCGGGGCTGGAGACCACCGACATCGCCCTGTGCCAGGGCATCGTCACCATCCCCATCGACCCGCGCCACCAGAGCCTGAACCTGGCCCAGGCCGTGGCCATCAACGCCTATGAGTGGCGCACGCTCGTTCTGGACGCCCCGCCGCCGAACTTCCGCGAGGGCGATCCGCCGGCCTCGGGCGCCCTGGCCGTCGGCATGTACGAGCATCTGGAGCGCGAGCTGGAGGCGGCCGGCTTCTTCCATCCGCCGGAAAAGACCCCATCGATGAGCCAGAACCTGCGCGTCATGCTGGGCCGCAGCCGGTTCACCGAGCAGGAGGTCGCGACCTTTCGCGGCGTGATCCACGCCCTGTCGAAGGGCAGGGGGCGGGTGCTGGAAAGGCTTGCGCGCGAACGATCCTCCCCCGTAGGGGGAGGGGGACCGCGGAGCGGTGGAGGGGGCCAACCCCAGACACCGCATTCAGGTCAGGCCCCCTCCGTCACGGCGCAAAGCGGCGCCGCGCCACCTCCCCCGATGGGGGAGGAATAA
- a CDS encoding S1/P1 Nuclease: MKRIALLASAAAVLAFGAGVATQVDAWGATGHRTIGVAAVRALSDELPAFLRTPGAAAEVGELSREPDRSRGAGQPHDRERDTAHFVDLDDAGHVMAAAGPTLDQLPVLKSEYDSALLAAGIKVDDAGYLPYAIMDGYQQLARDFAHWRVLNAAEASEADPGKRAWYREDRLRREALILRDIGYLSHFVGDGAQPHHLSIHYNGWDRNTPNPKGFTTSRQTHAMFEGAFTRRSTRLDAVEAAMPAPALDGFDLRARTAAYLTRTHATVTPFYELEKAGGFADSDPRGTAFATERLAAGAAELRDLIILAWRDAGTQSVGWPVIKVAEVEAGGADPWLAMAGED; this comes from the coding sequence ATGAAGCGCATCGCCCTGCTCGCCTCCGCCGCCGCCGTCCTCGCGTTCGGCGCGGGCGTGGCCACCCAGGTCGACGCCTGGGGGGCGACGGGTCACCGCACGATCGGCGTCGCCGCCGTCCGCGCCCTGTCCGATGAATTGCCCGCCTTCCTGCGCACGCCGGGGGCGGCCGCCGAGGTCGGCGAGCTGTCGCGCGAACCCGACCGCAGCCGGGGCGCGGGCCAGCCCCATGACCGCGAGCGCGACACCGCCCATTTCGTCGATCTGGACGACGCCGGTCATGTGATGGCCGCCGCCGGTCCGACGCTCGATCAGCTGCCGGTTCTGAAGAGCGAATACGACTCCGCCCTGCTGGCCGCGGGCATCAAGGTCGATGACGCCGGCTACCTGCCCTATGCCATCATGGACGGCTATCAGCAGCTGGCCCGCGACTTCGCCCACTGGCGCGTGCTGAACGCCGCCGAGGCCAGCGAAGCCGATCCGGGCAAGCGCGCCTGGTACCGCGAGGACCGGCTGCGGCGCGAGGCCCTGATCCTGCGCGACATCGGCTATCTGTCGCATTTCGTCGGCGACGGGGCCCAGCCCCACCATCTGTCGATCCACTACAATGGCTGGGACCGGAACACGCCCAACCCGAAAGGCTTCACCACCTCACGGCAGACCCACGCCATGTTCGAGGGGGCCTTCACGCGCCGGTCGACGCGGCTGGACGCGGTCGAGGCCGCCATGCCCGCGCCGGCGCTGGACGGGTTCGACCTGCGCGCCCGCACCGCCGCCTACCTGACAAGGACTCATGCCACGGTCACCCCCTTCTATGAGCTGGAGAAGGCCGGCGGTTTCGCCGACAGCGATCCGCGCGGCACCGCTTTCGCCACCGAGCGCCTGGCGGCCGGGGCGGCCGAGCTGCGCGACCTGATCATCCTGGCCTGGCGCGACGCCGGCACGCAGTCGGTCGGCTGGCCCGTCATCAAGGTGGCCGAGGTGGAGGCGGGCGGCGCCGATCCCTGGCTGGCCATGGCGGGCGAGGACTGA
- a CDS encoding helix-turn-helix domain-containing protein yields MDGVTLSFGWRVAILGFASLQLLLLAAAIARQGPNALANRLLTAVLVVLAGVVTPYTIGFAGAYDAWRWLTFAPFALPLALPPLLFAYTHALVRGRLPDRFGLHLAPPVMQLGYFLVCFALPLDVKWDWYTGGHRGVVSPAFDLALLGSLGLYAAASLRLLAVYRRDLVQARSDDDRFATGWLTRVIVALVAVLALYAGFTLWDWLSGGIDFFQETGLYLSLVAIGLYLGVEGWRHATLRFPVLDRSAPDPVPAEPTVAPDWVAVAAGFDARLREAGWAREPDLSLPVLARRLGTNTGRLSRAINLGLGVNFSAWINGVRAEAVAAALEAGSTADLLALAYDAGFSSKASFNRAFQVRFGLAPSRYRRGVSDPDFSPPLPEMRRVPG; encoded by the coding sequence ATGGATGGCGTGACCCTGTCTTTCGGCTGGCGCGTGGCGATTTTGGGATTCGCCAGCCTGCAGCTTCTGCTGCTCGCCGCAGCCATCGCCCGGCAGGGCCCCAATGCGCTGGCGAACCGCCTGCTGACGGCCGTCCTGGTCGTGCTGGCCGGCGTGGTGACGCCCTACACCATCGGCTTCGCGGGAGCCTATGACGCCTGGCGCTGGCTGACCTTCGCGCCCTTCGCCCTCCCCCTGGCCCTGCCGCCCCTGCTGTTCGCCTATACCCACGCCCTGGTGCGCGGCCGGTTGCCGGACCGGTTCGGCCTGCACCTGGCGCCGCCCGTGATGCAGCTGGGGTATTTCCTGGTGTGTTTCGCCCTGCCGCTCGACGTCAAATGGGACTGGTACACGGGCGGCCATCGCGGTGTCGTCAGCCCGGCGTTCGACCTGGCCCTGCTGGGGTCGCTGGGCCTCTACGCCGCGGCCTCGCTTCGATTGCTCGCCGTCTATCGCCGCGATCTGGTCCAGGCGCGCAGCGACGACGACCGGTTCGCCACCGGCTGGCTGACGCGCGTCATCGTCGCCCTGGTCGCGGTGTTGGCCCTCTATGCCGGCTTCACGCTTTGGGACTGGCTGAGCGGCGGCATCGACTTCTTCCAGGAGACCGGCCTCTACCTGTCGTTGGTCGCCATCGGCCTGTACCTGGGGGTCGAGGGCTGGCGGCACGCGACGCTGCGGTTCCCCGTGCTGGACCGGTCGGCACCCGACCCCGTCCCGGCCGAGCCGACGGTCGCCCCCGACTGGGTCGCCGTCGCGGCCGGTTTCGACGCCCGCCTGCGCGAGGCCGGCTGGGCTCGGGAGCCCGACCTCAGCCTGCCGGTTCTGGCGCGACGGCTGGGCACCAACACCGGGCGGTTGTCGCGGGCGATCAACCTGGGCCTGGGCGTCAACTTCTCGGCCTGGATCAACGGCGTCCGCGCCGAAGCGGTCGCCGCCGCGCTGGAGGCCGGGTCGACCGCCGATTTGCTGGCCCTGGCCTACGACGCCGGCTTCAGTTCCAAGGCCAGTTTCAACCGCGCCTTCCAGGTCCGGTTCGGCCTCGCCCCCTCGCGCTACCGGCGCGGCGTCTCAGATCCTGATTTTTCGCCGCCCTTGCCGGAAATGAGGCGCGTGCCGGGCTGA
- a CDS encoding S-(hydroxymethyl)glutathione dehydrogenase/class III alcohol dehydrogenase, with translation MKTRAAVAFEAKRPLEIVEVDLDGPRAGEVLIEIKATGICHTDAYTLDGLDSEGIFPSILGHEGAGVVVEIGAGVTSVAVGDHVIPLYTPECRQCKSCLSRKTNLCTAIRATQGKGMMPDGTSRFSYKGQAIAHYMGCSTFSNYTVLPEIALAKIRKDAPFESACYVGCGVTTGVGAVVNTAKVEPGANAVVFGLGGIGLNVIQGLKMVGADMIVGVDLNPAKEEWGRRFGMTHFVNPKEVSDVVAHLVELTGGGADYTFDCTGNTTVMRQALEACHRGWGESIVIGVAEAGKEISTRPFQLVTGRVWKGSAFGGARGRTDTPRIVDWYMDGKIEIDPMITHTLPLERINEAFDLMHAGESIRSVVVF, from the coding sequence ATGAAGACCCGCGCCGCCGTTGCCTTCGAGGCCAAACGTCCGCTCGAGATCGTCGAGGTCGATCTGGATGGCCCGCGCGCTGGTGAAGTGCTGATCGAGATCAAGGCCACGGGCATCTGCCACACCGACGCCTATACGCTGGACGGGCTGGACTCGGAGGGTATCTTCCCCTCCATCCTGGGCCATGAGGGCGCGGGCGTGGTGGTCGAGATCGGGGCGGGGGTGACCAGCGTCGCCGTCGGCGATCACGTGATCCCGCTGTACACGCCCGAATGCCGCCAGTGTAAATCCTGCCTCAGCCGCAAGACCAACCTGTGCACCGCCATCCGCGCCACCCAGGGCAAGGGGATGATGCCCGACGGCACCAGCCGCTTCAGCTACAAGGGCCAGGCCATCGCCCACTACATGGGCTGCTCGACCTTCTCGAACTACACCGTCCTGCCCGAGATCGCCCTCGCCAAGATCCGCAAGGACGCCCCGTTCGAGAGCGCCTGCTACGTCGGCTGCGGCGTGACCACCGGCGTCGGCGCGGTCGTGAACACCGCCAAGGTCGAGCCCGGGGCCAATGCCGTCGTGTTCGGCCTGGGCGGCATCGGGCTGAACGTCATCCAGGGGCTGAAGATGGTCGGGGCCGACATGATCGTCGGCGTCGACCTGAACCCCGCGAAAGAGGAGTGGGGCCGCCGCTTCGGCATGACCCATTTCGTCAATCCGAAGGAGGTCTCCGACGTCGTCGCCCATCTGGTCGAGCTGACCGGCGGCGGGGCCGACTACACCTTCGACTGCACCGGCAACACCACGGTGATGCGCCAGGCGCTGGAGGCCTGCCACCGCGGCTGGGGCGAGAGCATCGTCATCGGCGTGGCCGAGGCCGGCAAGGAGATCTCCACCCGCCCGTTCCAGCTGGTCACCGGCCGCGTCTGGAAGGGCTCGGCCTTCGGCGGCGCGCGCGGCCGCACCGACACGCCGCGCATCGTCGACTGGTACATGGACGGCAAGATCGAGATCGACCCGATGATCACCCACACCCTGCCGCTGGAGCGGATCAACGAGGCCTTCGACCTGATGCACGCGGGCGAGAGCATCCGCAGCGTGGTGGTGTTTTAG
- a CDS encoding undecaprenyl-diphosphate phosphatase, with protein sequence MSDWLAAIILGLVEGLTEFIPVSSTGHLLLLGHFMGFESEGKTFEIVIQLGAILAIISVYFQRLWALATRWPHDAQARHFIIGVVIAFLPAAFAGVFLYDIIKEIFFETPVIICIALIVGGVLLLLLDRMKRVPKYLDVNTYPFRVYGLIGLFQCLALLPGVSRSGATVAGGLLLGTDKRSAAEFTFFLALPTMGGAVAYDLFKSRNDLDFTDIGLIVVGFVTAFLTALVVVRFLLDFISKHGFAPFAWWRIAIGTLGLALLWAGVGG encoded by the coding sequence ATGTCTGACTGGCTGGCGGCGATCATCCTTGGCCTGGTCGAGGGGCTGACCGAATTCATTCCCGTCTCGTCCACCGGCCACCTGCTGCTGCTCGGCCATTTCATGGGCTTCGAGAGCGAGGGCAAGACGTTCGAGATCGTGATCCAGCTGGGGGCCATCCTGGCGATCATCAGCGTCTATTTTCAGCGCCTTTGGGCCCTGGCCACGCGCTGGCCGCACGACGCCCAGGCGCGCCATTTCATCATCGGAGTGGTGATCGCCTTCCTGCCGGCCGCCTTCGCCGGGGTCTTTCTGTACGACATCATCAAGGAGATCTTCTTCGAGACACCGGTGATCATCTGCATCGCCCTGATCGTCGGAGGCGTCCTGCTGCTGTTGCTGGATCGGATGAAGCGGGTCCCGAAATACCTCGACGTCAACACCTACCCCTTCCGCGTCTACGGCCTGATCGGCCTGTTCCAGTGTCTGGCCCTGCTGCCTGGCGTATCGCGATCCGGAGCGACGGTGGCGGGCGGTCTGCTGCTGGGCACCGACAAGCGGTCGGCGGCGGAGTTCACCTTCTTCCTGGCCCTGCCGACCATGGGCGGGGCGGTCGCCTATGACCTGTTCAAGAGCCGCAACGACCTCGATTTTACCGATATCGGCCTGATCGTCGTCGGCTTCGTCACGGCCTTCCTGACGGCCCTGGTGGTGGTGCGGTTCCTGCTCGACTTCATTTCCAAGCACGGATTCGCGCCCTTCGCCTGGTGGCGGATCGCGATCGGAACCCTGGGTCTGGCCCTGCTCTGGGCCGGCGTCGGCGGCTGA
- the fghA gene encoding S-formylglutathione hydrolase — MQTLKTHAVHGGTLRYLRHDSTATGTPMTLSVFVPPGEGPFPVLIWLSGLTCTEDNFTTKAGAYRAAAEHGVIIVAPDTSPRGEGVADDDAYDLGQGAGFYVDATEAPWAPHFRMETYVTEELIALIDAEFPTTGMRGLSGHSMGGHGALTLALRHPDLFRSVSAFAPIASPTRCGWGEKAFTAYLGPDRDAWAGHDAALLIEAGAARGRFDDILIDQGDADGFLVDQLKPERLQAAADAAGQRLTLRMQPGYDHSYFFMASFIADHVAFHAARLKA, encoded by the coding sequence ATGCAAACCCTGAAGACCCACGCCGTCCACGGCGGCACCCTGCGCTATCTCCGCCACGACAGCACGGCCACCGGCACGCCGATGACGCTGTCGGTCTTCGTGCCGCCGGGGGAGGGGCCGTTTCCGGTGCTGATCTGGCTGTCGGGCCTGACCTGCACCGAGGACAATTTCACCACCAAGGCCGGGGCCTATCGCGCCGCCGCCGAGCATGGCGTCATCATCGTCGCCCCCGACACCTCGCCGCGCGGTGAGGGCGTGGCCGACGATGACGCCTACGATCTGGGCCAGGGGGCGGGTTTCTACGTCGACGCCACCGAAGCTCCCTGGGCTCCGCATTTCCGCATGGAGACCTATGTCACCGAGGAGTTGATCGCCCTGATCGACGCGGAGTTCCCGACCACCGGCATGCGCGGCCTCAGCGGCCATTCGATGGGCGGGCACGGGGCCCTGACCCTGGCTCTGCGCCACCCGGACCTGTTCCGCTCCGTCTCGGCCTTCGCCCCCATCGCCTCGCCGACCCGCTGCGGCTGGGGCGAGAAGGCGTTCACCGCCTATCTGGGCCCCGACCGGGACGCCTGGGCCGGGCATGACGCCGCTTTGCTGATCGAGGCCGGCGCGGCCCGGGGGCGGTTCGACGACATCCTGATCGATCAGGGCGATGCCGACGGCTTCCTGGTCGACCAGCTCAAGCCGGAGCGGCTGCAGGCGGCGGCCGATGCGGCGGGTCAGAGGCTGACGCTCCGGATGCAGCCGGGCTATGACCATTCCTACTTCTTCATGGCCAGTTTCATCGCCGACCATGTCGCCTTCCACGCCGCGCGACTGAAAGCCTGA
- a CDS encoding 3D domain-containing protein, with protein sequence MFSTLAAFAMLWAAAFPAADPITYEAAVAADPVVVESPENANGSDEGSADLTAEQADLMARDPDWNAKASLYHAGGGGATGNDSLGCRPVAMRTLATDPRVIPRRTRVFIRETVGMRMPDGSLHDGYWYASDTGGAIRGQRVDLFTGNGRGSMQPVMRFNQQRLTISNAGRFDGCPPAWNTASN encoded by the coding sequence GTGTTCAGCACCCTCGCGGCGTTCGCCATGCTTTGGGCCGCAGCCTTCCCGGCTGCCGATCCGATCACCTATGAAGCGGCTGTCGCCGCCGATCCGGTCGTCGTGGAAAGCCCTGAAAACGCGAACGGTTCCGACGAGGGTTCGGCCGATCTGACCGCCGAGCAGGCCGACCTGATGGCCCGCGATCCCGACTGGAACGCCAAGGCCAGCCTCTATCACGCCGGTGGCGGCGGGGCGACCGGCAACGATTCGCTGGGCTGCCGTCCGGTGGCGATGCGCACCCTGGCCACCGATCCCCGCGTCATTCCTCGCCGCACCCGGGTCTTCATCCGCGAGACGGTGGGCATGCGGATGCCCGACGGCTCGCTGCACGACGGCTACTGGTACGCATCGGACACCGGCGGCGCGATCCGCGGCCAGCGCGTCGACCTGTTCACCGGCAATGGCCGGGGCTCGATGCAGCCCGTGATGCGCTTCAACCAGCAGCGGCTGACCATTTCCAACGCCGGCCGTTTCGACGGCTGCCCGCCCGCCTGGAACACCGCGTCCAACTGA
- a CDS encoding Mpo1-like protein, whose translation MTDHPAPGQRYASFEAFYPYYIHEHSNQTCRRIHVVGSGLVIAAAILGLFVSAWWFMAMPVIGYGFAWVGHFFFEKNRPATFQYPLWSLMGDWRLFFETISGRRRF comes from the coding sequence ATGACCGACCATCCTGCCCCGGGCCAACGCTACGCCTCGTTCGAGGCCTTCTATCCCTACTATATCCACGAGCACTCGAACCAAACCTGCCGCCGGATCCATGTGGTCGGCTCGGGACTGGTGATCGCGGCTGCCATCCTGGGCCTGTTCGTCAGCGCCTGGTGGTTCATGGCCATGCCGGTGATCGGCTACGGTTTCGCCTGGGTCGGCCATTTCTTCTTTGAGAAGAACCGGCCGGCGACGTTCCAGTATCCGCTGTGGAGCCTGATGGGCGACTGGCGCCTGTTCTTCGAGACCATCAGCGGCCGTCGCCGCTTCTGA
- a CDS encoding glutathione S-transferase family protein, with amino-acid sequence MLTAYGDIRSGNCLKVKWMLDALGRDYQWVALDIMAGESRTPEFLLLNPSGQVPTLVLEDGRPLAQSNAILLHLAEGSAWIPADAYERARMFEWLFWEQYSHEPYVAVARFQRVYAGRSAAEVEPRLMERGHAALRRMEEALAGSAWLAGGAGATLADLALVAYTRVAPEGGFDLGPYPSIRDWIGRVEVAFGIT; translated from the coding sequence ATGCTTACTGCCTATGGAGATATTCGCTCGGGCAACTGCTTGAAGGTCAAGTGGATGCTGGACGCACTCGGCCGTGATTATCAGTGGGTCGCGCTGGATATCATGGCCGGCGAAAGCCGGACTCCGGAATTTCTCCTTTTGAATCCAAGCGGTCAGGTGCCGACCCTGGTCCTGGAGGACGGCCGCCCCCTGGCCCAGTCGAACGCCATCCTGCTGCACCTGGCCGAGGGCAGCGCCTGGATTCCGGCGGACGCCTATGAGCGGGCGCGGATGTTCGAATGGCTGTTCTGGGAACAGTACAGTCACGAGCCCTATGTCGCCGTGGCCCGGTTCCAGCGCGTCTATGCGGGCCGTTCGGCGGCCGAGGTCGAGCCGCGCCTGATGGAACGCGGTCACGCTGCGCTCAGACGGATGGAAGAGGCCCTGGCGGGTTCGGCCTGGCTGGCCGGAGGGGCGGGGGCCACCCTCGCCGACCTGGCCCTGGTCGCCTACACGCGCGTCGCCCCCGAAGGCGGCTTCGACCTCGGCCCCTATCCGAGCATACGGGATTGGATCGGGCGCGTGGAGGTCGCGTTCGGCATCACCTGA
- a CDS encoding M28 family metallopeptidase, with protein MKRLALAAVSVIALLAGPALAQQTTTIERNAVEAHMNFLAGEELQGRGSATRDEAVAAAYVAAQFRLAGLTPVPGMDGYLQRAPVIKTTPSGAARLSIGDAGLVQGTDFAVLTGGLTAASGAITVAEDPAALPAGAEVLMMAPAEGPGVRAVFGRAMGSGARLILMRRTEALAQATADNGARDPVIRLADAPARGGPVVLVLAPEIYDRLKTVGGTATYDPGTATVEQGVTTNAIGWLAGTEPDGPVLMVSAHLDHIGVRSDGVVMYGANDDASGTVAVIELARALAGTGPHRMNVMFVGYGAEEAGLLGSRYFVDHPPVPLERIKANLEIEMIGDQDPQLPAGVMMMTGFERSTFGPELKARGALIGPDPYPEQNFFQRSDNYALALRGVVAHTISGWATIPTYHTPEDTIANINFDFMTAAIQSLVAPLSALAEGDFTPEWTEGGRPVAQ; from the coding sequence ATGAAACGCCTCGCCCTCGCCGCCGTCTCCGTGATCGCCCTCCTGGCCGGTCCCGCCCTGGCGCAGCAGACCACCACCATCGAACGCAACGCGGTCGAGGCGCACATGAATTTCCTGGCCGGCGAGGAGCTGCAGGGACGCGGCAGCGCGACCCGCGATGAGGCCGTCGCCGCCGCCTATGTCGCCGCCCAGTTCCGCCTGGCCGGCCTGACCCCCGTGCCCGGCATGGACGGCTATCTGCAGCGCGCGCCCGTGATCAAGACGACGCCGTCAGGCGCGGCGCGGCTCAGCATTGGCGACGCGGGCCTGGTCCAGGGGACGGACTTCGCCGTCCTGACGGGGGGCCTGACCGCCGCCTCCGGCGCGATCACCGTGGCCGAGGATCCCGCCGCCCTGCCCGCCGGCGCCGAGGTGCTGATGATGGCCCCGGCGGAGGGACCCGGCGTTCGCGCCGTGTTCGGCCGGGCCATGGGCAGCGGGGCCAGGCTGATCCTGATGCGCCGCACCGAGGCCCTGGCCCAGGCCACGGCCGACAACGGCGCGCGCGACCCGGTCATCCGTCTCGCCGACGCCCCGGCCCGGGGCGGGCCGGTCGTCCTGGTCCTCGCGCCCGAGATCTATGATCGACTGAAGACGGTCGGCGGCACGGCGACCTATGACCCCGGCACCGCGACGGTCGAGCAGGGCGTGACTACCAACGCCATCGGCTGGCTGGCCGGCACCGAGCCCGACGGTCCCGTGCTGATGGTCTCCGCCCACCTGGACCACATCGGCGTCCGCTCGGACGGGGTGGTCATGTACGGGGCCAACGACGACGCCTCCGGCACCGTGGCGGTGATCGAGCTGGCGCGCGCCCTGGCCGGCACCGGCCCGCACCGGATGAATGTGATGTTCGTGGGTTATGGGGCGGAGGAGGCCGGCCTGCTGGGCTCGCGCTATTTCGTCGACCACCCGCCGGTGCCGCTGGAGCGGATCAAGGCCAATCTCGAGATCGAGATGATCGGCGACCAGGATCCGCAGCTGCCGGCGGGCGTGATGATGATGACCGGGTTCGAACGCTCCACCTTCGGGCCGGAGCTGAAGGCGCGCGGGGCCCTGATCGGTCCCGACCCCTATCCGGAACAGAACTTCTTCCAGCGCTCGGACAACTACGCCCTGGCCCTGCGCGGCGTGGTCGCCCACACCATCTCGGGCTGGGCGACCATCCCGACCTATCACACGCCCGAAGACACGATCGCCAACATCAATTTTGACTTCATGACCGCCGCGATCCAGTCGCTGGTCGCGCCCCTGTCGGCCCTGGCGGAGGGCGACTTCACCCCCGAATGGACCGAGGGCGGGCGGCCGGTGGCGCAGTAG